A genomic segment from Luteibacter aegosomatis encodes:
- a CDS encoding DUF3999 family protein, which yields MHREWRFVSLLLGAVALTAQADPAPTFAYAYPLSVPPGASAYLVELPQDAYGWARLDGGLVDVIVEDANGQPVAMGPYTSSMPTSHPLTVDVPLRAVPPVAEGMGGPRIQRSTNGDIVIEPGAAAVSGTPREWLFDARSPVAAERLAFPPPGHDASLAVDIDGSANLQDWTPLARGVSIVTLGQGDGAVDARVVKLAAAPWRYYRVRVTQGDAPWDANGGAAVTLSGTVVDASTKDEAGMRWLDVAATGEKASGQGTDYDYELPAALPLSRVRATLGAGDNVARLDVAAVAGPMTGESLGTIVVTPGQGAQYALEVPPGRRGHLRVHTSTPLRGAPTLSVGWRPDRFVFLPEGKPPYRLLVGSRMARRPNWPIDDAIAALRKANGSGWRPAPAVVGPGEERAGREAVDAPAASFDWTRPLLWVVLLLGAAVVIGMATSLLRKKGP from the coding sequence ATGCATCGTGAGTGGCGTTTCGTTTCCCTCCTGCTGGGTGCCGTCGCCCTCACGGCTCAGGCCGACCCGGCGCCGACGTTTGCCTACGCCTACCCGCTGTCCGTGCCGCCCGGCGCCAGCGCCTACCTCGTGGAGCTTCCGCAGGATGCCTACGGCTGGGCCAGGCTCGACGGCGGCCTCGTCGACGTGATCGTGGAGGATGCCAACGGCCAGCCCGTGGCGATGGGTCCCTATACGTCGTCGATGCCCACCTCCCATCCGCTCACCGTCGACGTACCGTTGCGCGCGGTGCCGCCGGTGGCCGAAGGCATGGGCGGGCCGCGCATCCAGCGCAGCACCAACGGCGACATCGTGATCGAGCCCGGCGCCGCGGCGGTGTCCGGCACGCCACGCGAATGGCTGTTCGACGCACGCTCGCCCGTCGCCGCCGAGCGCCTGGCGTTCCCGCCGCCCGGTCACGACGCCAGCCTCGCCGTGGACATCGACGGCAGCGCCAATCTCCAGGACTGGACCCCCCTCGCGCGCGGCGTCTCCATCGTGACCCTGGGGCAGGGCGACGGCGCGGTGGACGCACGCGTGGTGAAACTCGCCGCCGCGCCATGGCGTTATTACCGTGTGCGCGTGACCCAGGGCGACGCGCCATGGGATGCGAACGGCGGCGCGGCGGTGACGTTGTCCGGCACCGTGGTGGATGCCTCGACGAAAGACGAGGCCGGCATGCGCTGGCTCGACGTGGCCGCCACCGGCGAAAAGGCCAGCGGGCAGGGCACCGACTACGACTACGAGCTTCCCGCCGCGCTGCCGCTGAGCCGCGTGCGCGCCACGCTCGGCGCCGGCGACAACGTGGCCCGCCTCGACGTGGCCGCGGTGGCCGGCCCGATGACCGGTGAATCGCTGGGTACCATCGTGGTGACGCCGGGCCAGGGCGCGCAGTACGCGCTGGAGGTGCCTCCGGGCCGCCGCGGACACCTTCGCGTGCACACCTCCACGCCCCTGCGTGGGGCACCGACGCTGAGCGTGGGCTGGCGCCCCGACCGCTTCGTCTTCCTGCCCGAAGGCAAGCCGCCTTACCGACTGCTGGTCGGCAGTCGCATGGCCCGCCGGCCGAACTGGCCCATCGATGACGCCATCGCCGCCCTGCGCAAGGCCAACGGCAGCGGCTGGCGCCCGGCCCCGGCCGTCGTCGGCCCCGGCGAGGAACGGGCCGGCCGCGAGGCCGTGGATGCGCCCGCGGCATCCTTCGACTGGACCCGGCCGCTGCTGTGGGTGGTACTGCTGCTCGGCGCCGCCGTGGTGATCGGCATGGCCACGAGCCTGCTGCGCAAAAAGGGCCCCTAG
- a CDS encoding replication-associated recombination protein A, producing the protein MFSQSPGLFAEPEALKPLAERMRPRSLDEIVGQQRVAGEGKPLRRALEAGRVHSTILWGPPGCGKTTLALLVARYADADFRAISAVMSGLPDVRKALAEAEGNFAQGRRTVLFVDEVHRFNKAQQDAFLPYIERGVIIFVGATTENPSFELNSALLSRCRVHVLDAVSADDIVSALRRALSDSERGLGELGLDVDDATLKLIASAADGDVRRALTLLEIAAELAEGGRIDDATLEQVLADRTRRFDKSGEQFYDQISALHKSVRSSDPDAAVYWLTRMLDGGCDPLYLARRLTRMAVEDVGLAEPRAWRMALDAWDTYERLGSPEGELGLAQLAIWLAVSPKSNAAYMAYNKAREVVKRMGSLDVPMHLRNAPTKLMKGLGYGSGYQYDHDVEGGVALDQQCLPDELVGTVFYDPVDRGLELKLREKLTALRAARAAAREND; encoded by the coding sequence ATGTTTTCCCAGTCTCCCGGCCTGTTCGCCGAACCCGAAGCGCTCAAGCCCCTGGCCGAACGCATGCGCCCGCGATCCCTCGACGAGATCGTGGGCCAGCAGCGCGTGGCGGGTGAGGGCAAGCCGCTGCGCCGCGCGCTGGAAGCGGGCAGGGTGCATTCGACGATCCTCTGGGGCCCGCCCGGTTGCGGCAAGACCACGCTGGCCCTCCTGGTGGCGCGCTACGCCGACGCCGACTTCCGCGCGATCTCCGCCGTGATGAGCGGCCTGCCCGACGTGCGCAAGGCGCTGGCCGAAGCCGAAGGCAACTTCGCGCAGGGTCGCCGCACCGTGCTGTTCGTGGACGAGGTGCACCGCTTCAACAAGGCGCAGCAGGATGCCTTCCTGCCGTACATCGAACGCGGCGTGATCATCTTCGTGGGCGCCACCACCGAGAATCCCTCGTTCGAGCTCAACTCCGCGTTGCTCTCGCGCTGCCGCGTGCACGTGCTGGACGCGGTGAGCGCCGACGACATCGTGAGCGCGCTTCGCCGCGCCTTGTCCGACAGCGAACGCGGTCTCGGCGAGCTCGGCCTCGACGTGGACGACGCCACGCTCAAGCTCATCGCCTCGGCCGCCGACGGCGACGTGCGCCGCGCGCTCACGCTGCTGGAAATCGCCGCCGAACTCGCCGAAGGCGGCCGCATCGACGACGCCACGCTCGAGCAGGTGCTGGCCGACCGCACGCGCCGTTTCGACAAGAGCGGCGAGCAGTTCTACGACCAGATCTCGGCACTGCATAAATCCGTGCGCTCGTCCGACCCCGACGCCGCCGTGTACTGGCTCACGCGCATGCTCGACGGCGGTTGCGATCCGCTTTACCTGGCGCGGCGACTCACGCGCATGGCGGTGGAAGACGTGGGCCTCGCCGAGCCGCGCGCCTGGCGCATGGCCCTGGACGCGTGGGACACCTACGAGCGGCTCGGCAGCCCCGAAGGCGAACTCGGCCTCGCCCAGCTCGCCATCTGGCTGGCGGTGTCGCCCAAGAGCAATGCCGCGTACATGGCCTATAACAAGGCCCGCGAAGTGGTGAAGCGGATGGGCAGCCTCGACGTGCCCATGCACCTGCGCAACGCGCCCACCAAGCTCATGAAGGGCCTGGGCTACGGCAGCGGCTACCAGTACGACCACGACGTGGAAGGCGGCGTCGCCCTCGACCAGCAATGCCTGCCCGACGAACTGGTGGGCACGGTGTTCTACGACCCCGTGGATCGCGGGTTGGAACTGAAGCTGCGTGAAAAGCTCACGGCGCTTCGTGCGGCGCGCGCCGCCGCTCGCGAAAACGACTGA
- a CDS encoding cation:proton antiporter yields the protein MTLFESLLLLLLAAVVLLQVARRLSLPYPSMLALAGAGMALLPGTPDFPIDPRTALPLFIAPALMDAAFDFPVSTVKRFWIPLVAYAVGGVIVTALLVGWVGWAYAGLPFAAALVLGAIVAPPDAAAATAILSSMSIPRATDAILRGESLFNDAAALLLFGAALTAQTAGGLTLGQLGGFALAAPGGVLFGMVVGMVFPPMTRAICGALDSNLMQFIMTFLVWIVAEHLHLSPVLAVVALAMTIATRNSAPSSPRLRVQSYAVWSIVVFVLNVLAFLMMGLQARRIVGGMSGDHLREALAFAGIVSAIVIVTRIVMMIGFNRTVAWYRRLRGLEPPAPWRQALLAGWCGMRGLVTLATAFILPEDFPQRDVVVLTAFAVVIATLVVQGLTLTPMIRLLGLDQRAITERELIAVRRGLVQAAIDRLANETGDERSRLDATYRMELDALGESTTALERHRTLALAALAAQREALERSRQQFQLTDDDYNFLLEQLDWRELAVLPPETTRIGAE from the coding sequence ATGACCTTATTCGAAAGCCTGCTGCTCCTGCTGCTGGCAGCCGTCGTGCTGCTGCAGGTAGCGCGACGCCTCTCACTTCCGTATCCCTCCATGCTCGCCCTCGCAGGCGCGGGCATGGCCTTGCTTCCCGGCACGCCCGATTTTCCCATCGACCCGCGCACGGCCCTGCCGCTGTTCATCGCCCCCGCGCTGATGGACGCCGCTTTCGATTTCCCGGTGAGTACCGTCAAGCGTTTCTGGATTCCGCTCGTGGCCTATGCCGTGGGTGGCGTGATCGTGACGGCCCTGCTCGTGGGATGGGTCGGCTGGGCCTACGCGGGCCTGCCGTTCGCCGCCGCCCTGGTACTGGGTGCCATCGTCGCCCCGCCGGATGCCGCGGCCGCCACGGCCATCCTCTCCAGCATGTCGATCCCGCGCGCCACCGACGCGATCCTGCGTGGCGAGAGCTTGTTCAACGACGCCGCCGCGCTGCTGCTGTTCGGCGCCGCGCTCACGGCGCAGACCGCCGGCGGCCTCACCCTGGGCCAGCTCGGTGGCTTCGCGCTCGCCGCTCCCGGGGGCGTGCTCTTCGGCATGGTGGTGGGCATGGTGTTCCCGCCGATGACCCGCGCCATCTGCGGCGCGCTCGACTCCAACCTCATGCAGTTCATCATGACGTTCCTCGTGTGGATCGTCGCCGAGCACCTGCACCTTTCCCCGGTACTCGCCGTGGTGGCGCTGGCGATGACCATCGCCACGCGCAACAGCGCGCCGTCGTCGCCGCGCCTGCGCGTGCAGTCGTACGCGGTGTGGAGCATCGTGGTGTTCGTGCTCAACGTGCTGGCCTTCCTGATGATGGGCCTGCAGGCGCGACGCATCGTGGGCGGCATGAGCGGCGATCATCTGCGCGAGGCGCTGGCCTTCGCGGGCATCGTGTCGGCCATCGTCATCGTCACGCGCATCGTGATGATGATCGGCTTCAACCGCACCGTGGCCTGGTACCGCCGCCTCCGCGGCCTGGAACCGCCCGCGCCGTGGCGGCAGGCCCTCCTGGCCGGCTGGTGCGGCATGCGCGGCCTGGTGACGCTCGCCACCGCCTTCATCCTCCCGGAAGACTTTCCCCAGCGCGACGTGGTGGTGCTCACCGCCTTCGCCGTGGTGATCGCCACGCTGGTGGTGCAAGGCCTCACCCTCACGCCGATGATCCGCCTGCTCGGCCTCGACCAGCGCGCCATCACCGAACGCGAACTCATCGCCGTGCGCCGTGGCCTCGTGCAAGCCGCCATCGACCGCCTCGCCAACGAAACCGGCGACGAGCGCAGCCGCCTCGACGCCACCTACCGCATGGAACTCGACGCCCTCGGCGAATCCACGACCGCCCTCGAACGCCACCGCACCCTGGCCCTCGCGGCCCTGGCCGCGCAGCGCGAGGCCCTCGAACGCAGCCGCCAGCAATTCCAGCTCACCGACGACGACTACAACTTCCTGCTCGAACAACTCGACTGGCGCGAACTGGCCGTCCTCCCACCCGAAACCACCCGCATAGGCGCGGAATAA
- a CDS encoding M35 family metallo-endopeptidase: MKFRFLMCFALLMGGAATAKAQGHLTASLIQADTGKPTKLTLTLTNEGDAPMAFEEYTTPLVLLDDVHTSYKQFDVEALDAPHEQAGYRGYFVHTLGHPEDKYVTFQPGESRVATYDLRPDYELEPGKSYKVTFRMSVGQAPEDRQGLAIPTKLRIPPRLEVVSNTIVVTASTVEGKAEAKASTKAITDPAKLDKLDYATYYGYSWMANSAWVEYSHGLPPFPDPDAVSIHSPAYKKWFGTYADGDENDKKVTGTLRAIAHRLNQGIHGTPSHKIRWVEDCPPGSDDTVAIAHTGSVKESGVYEIAICPAFWSLPAKPTESNRTADTQAAVMVHEISHFADLPSDQLGWTGLTFDWTGYAYSRSACERLVHDDRAKAVMSASNFEYFIQDVQKSFLGRGLQ, translated from the coding sequence TTGAAGTTCAGATTCTTGATGTGTTTTGCCCTTCTAATGGGAGGCGCCGCTACCGCCAAGGCGCAGGGGCACTTAACGGCCTCGTTGATTCAGGCCGATACAGGGAAGCCGACCAAGCTCACCCTGACCCTGACCAACGAGGGCGACGCTCCCATGGCCTTCGAGGAATACACCACGCCGTTGGTGCTGCTGGATGACGTCCATACCTCGTACAAACAATTCGATGTGGAGGCCCTGGATGCACCGCACGAGCAGGCTGGCTACCGGGGGTATTTCGTCCACACGCTCGGGCATCCTGAAGATAAATACGTGACGTTCCAACCCGGCGAATCGCGGGTTGCTACCTATGACCTTCGTCCGGATTACGAGCTGGAGCCCGGCAAGAGTTACAAGGTGACATTCCGTATGTCCGTTGGACAGGCTCCTGAGGACAGGCAGGGACTGGCGATTCCTACCAAGCTCAGAATTCCGCCGCGTCTTGAGGTGGTGAGTAACACGATCGTCGTTACCGCGAGCACGGTAGAGGGAAAGGCTGAGGCCAAAGCTTCCACAAAGGCCATCACCGACCCGGCCAAACTGGACAAACTCGACTACGCCACCTATTACGGCTACTCCTGGATGGCTAATAGCGCTTGGGTTGAATACAGCCATGGTTTGCCGCCTTTTCCGGATCCCGACGCCGTATCCATCCACTCTCCCGCGTACAAGAAGTGGTTCGGCACCTACGCTGACGGCGACGAGAACGACAAGAAAGTGACGGGTACGCTTCGCGCCATCGCCCATAGGCTCAACCAGGGCATTCATGGCACGCCATCGCACAAGATCCGTTGGGTAGAAGATTGTCCGCCGGGCTCGGATGACACCGTGGCGATCGCGCATACGGGCTCGGTCAAAGAATCTGGGGTATACGAGATAGCGATTTGCCCTGCGTTTTGGTCACTTCCTGCGAAGCCGACCGAAAGCAACCGCACAGCGGATACCCAGGCCGCGGTCATGGTCCATGAGATATCACATTTCGCCGACCTGCCTTCCGATCAATTGGGTTGGACCGGACTTACGTTCGACTGGACAGGCTATGCGTACAGTCGGTCGGCGTGCGAGCGTCTTGTCCATGATGACCGCGCGAAAGCGGTAATGAGCGCGTCCAATTTTGAGTACTTCATTCAGGACGTGCAGAAGTCCTTCCTTGGTCGAGGGCTTCAGTAG
- the serS gene encoding serine--tRNA ligase, with product MLDPALLRGRLAETAERLRVARNFELDVATIERLESERKALSTETQELQNLRNTRSKAIGQAKAKGEDVAPLMAEVAGIGDKLKANEHALAEVQAKLADIALHIPNIPDAEVSIGKDETENVEILRWGHARPFDFPVKDHVDLGARHGWLDADAGAKLSGARFTVLRGQLAHLHRALAQFMLDLHTTKHGYLEHNVPLIVNPEAMRGTSQLPKFEEDLFRTKVGDADRYLIPTSEVSLTNLVSDTIVEADDMPMRLVAHSMCFRAEAGSYGRDTRGMIRQHQFEKVEMVQIATPDTSMQQLEEMVGHAEAVLQALKLPYRKVMLCTGDMGFAAAKTYDLEVWLPSQNTYREISSCSNCTDFQARRMQARWRNPATGKPELLHTLNGSGLAVGRTLVAVMENFQQADGSIEVPEVLRPYMAGLEAIA from the coding sequence ATGCTGGACCCAGCCCTCCTGCGCGGCCGCCTCGCCGAAACAGCCGAGCGCCTCCGCGTCGCCCGGAACTTCGAACTCGACGTCGCCACGATCGAGCGCCTCGAATCCGAGCGCAAGGCGCTCTCCACCGAGACGCAGGAGCTGCAGAACCTCCGTAACACGCGTTCCAAGGCCATCGGCCAGGCCAAGGCCAAGGGCGAAGACGTGGCGCCGCTCATGGCGGAGGTGGCCGGCATCGGCGACAAGCTCAAGGCCAACGAACACGCCCTGGCCGAGGTGCAGGCCAAGCTGGCCGACATCGCCCTGCACATCCCCAACATCCCGGATGCCGAGGTCAGCATCGGCAAGGACGAGACCGAAAACGTCGAGATCCTCCGCTGGGGCCACGCCCGTCCGTTCGACTTCCCCGTGAAAGACCACGTGGACCTCGGCGCCCGCCACGGCTGGCTCGACGCCGACGCCGGCGCCAAGCTCAGCGGCGCCCGCTTCACCGTGCTGCGCGGCCAGCTCGCGCACCTGCACCGCGCGCTCGCGCAGTTCATGCTCGACCTGCACACCACCAAGCACGGCTACCTCGAACACAACGTGCCGCTCATCGTGAACCCTGAAGCCATGCGGGGTACGAGCCAATTGCCCAAGTTCGAGGAAGACCTCTTCCGCACCAAGGTCGGCGACGCCGACCGCTACCTGATTCCCACCTCCGAGGTATCGCTCACCAACCTCGTGAGCGACACCATCGTCGAAGCCGACGACATGCCGATGCGCCTCGTGGCGCACAGCATGTGCTTCCGCGCCGAGGCCGGCAGCTACGGCCGCGACACCCGCGGCATGATCCGCCAGCACCAGTTCGAGAAGGTGGAAATGGTGCAGATCGCCACCCCGGACACCAGCATGCAGCAGTTGGAGGAAATGGTCGGCCACGCCGAAGCCGTACTCCAGGCGCTGAAGCTGCCGTACCGCAAGGTGATGCTCTGCACCGGCGACATGGGCTTCGCCGCCGCCAAGACCTACGACCTCGAGGTATGGCTGCCCAGCCAGAACACCTACCGCGAGATCAGCAGCTGCTCCAACTGCACCGACTTCCAGGCCCGCCGCATGCAGGCCCGCTGGCGCAACCCGGCCACCGGCAAGCCGGAACTCCTGCACACCCTCAACGGCTCCGGCTTGGCCGTGGGCCGCACCCTGGTAGCCGTGATGGAGAACTTCCAGCAGGCCGACGGGAGCATCGAGGTGCCCGAGGTGCTCCGGCCGTATATGGCGGGGCTCGAAGCCATCGCCTGA
- a CDS encoding ATP-binding protein, whose product MRVGEVVAVAGTKISLRIDDESSKEVLFHRGQRLKGISIREYLAISRGFRDIICVVEGEHLDERRSETDGVRTGFVRRVDARPIGYFEDGRFHNGIKFLPMILDEAHLLSDDRIAQIFDRAGHAPGLRIGVLQKEGLPVALPYTRMFNSHIGIFGNTGSGKSNTLAKLYTSLFERNPPGLADRSRFLVVDFNGEYTQQQLVQAPRKRVLDVSTGHQAGDRITIAPDEFWDVETLSLLFQATQHTQRPFLNRVIEGRKRFGQKPDSLTHYFQKVLKRTFTSARPRAELLDRARFLANQLNLTALVTALEHIQWYNTATGAFKDTHTDTWFNSDGAGYAGSLEPVVEATAMPNVDAFDELSIRCQLGLMNDIGTGQVQLDHILPLMKRMEGAITMLRKAVEVGLEAPVQQPMVTVVSLKRCNTDAKKILPILVAKHAYQQHRASVASPPDRTLHLIIDEAHNILSEMSTREAEAWKDYRLELFEEIIKEGRKFGVFLTIASQRPADISPTIVSQVHNFLIHRLVNDRDLFLIDNTLSTLDPISRALIPNLIQGCCVVTGTAFDLPMVVQIDILTAAQRPDSGDIDLEALWEL is encoded by the coding sequence ATGCGCGTGGGTGAGGTGGTGGCGGTGGCGGGCACCAAGATCTCTCTGCGCATCGACGACGAGTCCAGCAAGGAAGTCTTGTTTCACCGCGGACAGCGCCTAAAAGGCATATCCATCAGGGAGTACTTGGCCATTTCTCGCGGCTTTCGCGACATCATATGTGTGGTCGAAGGCGAGCACTTGGATGAACGACGCAGCGAAACCGACGGCGTGCGCACAGGCTTTGTGCGTCGTGTGGATGCGCGCCCCATTGGCTATTTTGAAGACGGTCGTTTCCACAACGGCATCAAGTTTCTGCCGATGATCCTGGACGAAGCGCACCTACTGTCCGACGACCGCATCGCGCAAATATTCGACCGAGCGGGCCACGCCCCGGGCCTTCGGATCGGCGTGCTGCAAAAAGAGGGCCTGCCCGTTGCCCTACCCTATACGCGCATGTTCAACAGCCACATCGGCATTTTTGGCAACACTGGTAGCGGCAAATCCAATACGCTCGCCAAGCTCTACACGTCGTTGTTCGAGCGCAACCCACCTGGGCTGGCCGATCGCAGCCGATTCCTGGTGGTCGATTTCAATGGCGAGTACACCCAGCAGCAACTCGTCCAAGCCCCGCGAAAGCGGGTACTTGATGTCTCCACCGGCCATCAGGCGGGTGATCGCATCACGATTGCACCGGACGAATTTTGGGATGTCGAAACGCTCTCGTTGCTGTTTCAGGCGACACAACACACGCAACGTCCGTTTCTCAACCGCGTCATAGAGGGCCGCAAACGCTTCGGCCAGAAGCCCGACTCCTTGACCCACTATTTTCAAAAGGTGCTCAAGCGCACGTTCACTTCGGCCCGACCTCGGGCCGAATTGCTGGACCGCGCCCGATTTCTGGCAAACCAGCTGAACCTCACCGCGCTCGTGACCGCCTTGGAGCACATTCAGTGGTACAACACGGCCACCGGCGCGTTCAAGGACACGCACACCGACACTTGGTTCAATTCGGACGGCGCCGGCTATGCCGGGTCATTGGAGCCCGTCGTGGAGGCTACAGCGATGCCGAATGTCGATGCGTTCGACGAACTGTCGATCCGGTGCCAGCTTGGCCTCATGAACGACATCGGCACCGGCCAGGTCCAGCTCGATCACATCTTGCCGCTGATGAAGCGTATGGAAGGCGCGATCACAATGCTGCGAAAGGCGGTCGAGGTCGGATTAGAAGCACCTGTTCAGCAACCGATGGTGACGGTAGTATCACTCAAACGCTGCAACACCGATGCCAAGAAGATCCTCCCGATCTTGGTCGCCAAGCACGCGTACCAGCAACACCGCGCCTCGGTTGCGTCGCCGCCGGACCGGACGTTGCACCTCATCATCGATGAAGCGCACAACATTCTCTCCGAAATGTCGACTCGCGAAGCCGAGGCATGGAAGGACTATCGTCTGGAACTGTTCGAAGAGATCATCAAGGAAGGCCGTAAGTTTGGCGTATTCTTGACCATCGCCAGCCAGCGACCGGCAGACATCTCACCCACGATCGTGTCCCAAGTGCACAATTTCCTGATCCATCGATTGGTGAATGATCGAGACCTGTTTCTCATCGACAACACGCTTTCTACGCTCGACCCTATCTCGCGCGCCTTGATTCCGAACCTCATCCAAGGGTGCTGCGTGGTCACAGGTACCGCCTTCGACTTGCCGATGGTCGTACAAATCGACATCTTGACCGCGGCGCAGCGCCCCGACAGCGGCGACATCGATCTGGAAGCGCTGTGGGAACTGTAG
- a CDS encoding SIR2 family protein — MSFNVKDIYDKPLNFLIGSGASFGLLPTLALKVTRADGTAHTIETLATEYQNQDDRPRRTALFMHYYEQCIRPAQTMSFGAIRKNPDTASVQENYDQFVRALLTLLQRRRGVDKRCNIFTTNYDGCLPEAANHAMLGGGLDFVVNDGGRGFFRRVIEARNFQTFLTRTGIFERHQQTLPQLNLINLHGSVYWARQGDQVLVAYDRLDEAEGPLLDADVRKAVAPFWAGLAAGGPAASLDEPPLTIAQMDSFWDDYNTLPIVNPTKWKFYETVFEEHYYQMLRMLSFELERENAVLITFGFSFADEHILNLVKRSLSNPLLMVFVTCFNATEHARLKDLFSAYPNVDCIMVDDGVLDFAAFNTMLSPVTPVAADGPVVGAGP, encoded by the coding sequence ATGAGCTTCAACGTCAAAGACATCTACGACAAACCGCTGAACTTCTTGATTGGATCCGGCGCCTCCTTCGGGTTGTTGCCCACCCTGGCCCTGAAAGTCACCCGGGCCGATGGCACGGCACATACGATAGAGACGCTGGCCACCGAGTATCAAAATCAAGACGACCGCCCCCGCCGTACCGCCTTGTTCATGCACTACTACGAGCAGTGCATCCGGCCCGCTCAAACGATGTCATTCGGCGCCATTCGCAAAAACCCGGACACGGCGAGTGTTCAAGAAAACTACGATCAATTTGTTCGCGCACTATTGACCCTGCTCCAGCGCCGCAGGGGCGTCGATAAGCGTTGCAACATCTTCACTACCAACTACGACGGATGCCTGCCAGAGGCCGCGAACCACGCCATGCTCGGGGGTGGGTTGGACTTCGTGGTCAACGACGGAGGCCGAGGGTTCTTTCGACGGGTCATTGAAGCCCGCAACTTTCAGACCTTCCTGACCCGCACGGGCATCTTTGAACGGCACCAGCAAACCCTGCCACAGCTGAACCTCATCAACCTGCATGGCTCGGTGTACTGGGCCCGTCAAGGCGACCAAGTGCTGGTCGCTTACGATCGACTCGATGAGGCAGAGGGCCCCTTGCTGGACGCGGACGTGCGCAAAGCCGTCGCTCCCTTTTGGGCCGGCTTGGCGGCGGGCGGACCTGCGGCGAGCCTGGACGAGCCGCCCCTTACCATTGCGCAGATGGATTCCTTCTGGGACGACTACAACACGCTGCCCATCGTGAACCCCACCAAGTGGAAGTTCTACGAGACGGTCTTTGAGGAACACTACTACCAGATGCTGCGGATGCTCAGCTTCGAGCTAGAGCGAGAAAATGCCGTGCTCATCACCTTCGGCTTCTCATTTGCAGACGAACACATCCTCAACCTCGTCAAGCGATCGCTGTCCAATCCGCTACTAATGGTGTTTGTGACATGCTTCAACGCGACCGAGCACGCGCGCCTCAAAGACCTTTTCTCGGCCTATCCGAACGTCGACTGCATCATGGTTGATGACGGCGTGCTCGATTTTGCCGCGTTCAACACGATGCTCTCCCCCGTGACGCCGGTTGCCGCAGACGGACCTGTGGTCGGAGCGGGCCCGTGA